In the Methanoculleus taiwanensis genome, CGTAGCCGGAGTCGCGGTAGGAGCGGTTCCGATAGCAGTAGCGGTCTCGCTCGCGAGCGGTAAGCCCTTTGCCATCATACGCAAGACCGAGAAGGAGCACGGCAAATCAGGCGCCATAATAGGGGACGTGAAGGATAAAAAGGTGCTCCTTGTCGAAGATGTAACGACATCGGGCAGAAGCGCTCTCTACGGTGTGGAGGCGCTCCGCTCCGCCGGTGCAGAGGTCGGAGCCGTGGTGACCGTCGTCGATCGCGAGGCCGGCGCTGCCGAAATGTTCCGGCGCCAGGGAGTCCGATTCGATGCTCTCGTGCGTGTCAGTGAGGTTCTGAACGAATAACCATTAAACAACATGCGGTTCATATAGATGGATATGAAAATACTTGTTGTAGGTGGTGGTGGCAGGGAACATGCGATCACCAGAGCGCTTTCCTGCAACAGCGACGTAAGAATTTTTTCTGTGATGGCCAGGAGGAATCCCGGGATAGCCCGGCTCTCCGAAAACGTGCTGATCGGAAGAGAGACCGACGTTTCGAAGATAACGCAGTTTGCCACCGAATCCGGTGTGGAGAGCGCAGTCATCGGTCCTGAAGCCCCCCTCGAAGCAGGCATCGTCGATATGCTCGAAGAAGCGGGCATCCCCTGTATGGGTCCAAACCGCACCGCGGCACGCCTCGAGACGGACAAATCCTTCTGCCGGGAAATGATGGAACGGCATGGTATCGCCGGATGTCCGCAATACCGCGTCTTCCACGATGTAGAAGCGGCACGCGAATTCATCGAAGGCTACGACGGCGACCTCGCCATCAAACCGATCGGGCTCACCGGAGGAAAAGGAGTCCGCATCATGGGCGAGCATGTCGATACCAGAGGTGCCGTCGAGTATGCAGAGAGCCTCGGCGGCGATCTCATCGTCGAGGAGCGGCTGATCGGCGAGGAATTCACCCTGCAGGCGTTCGTCGACGGCACCCACCTCGTACCGATGCCGCTCGTTCAGGATCACAAACGCGCGTACGAAGGCGACATGGGCCCGAACACCGGCGGGATGGGATCGTATTCGCTCCCCGACCATCGGCTCCCCTTCGTCAGCGCTAACGACTACGAAAAGGCTCTTTCCATCATGCAGGACGTCGTCGCGGCAATGAAAGGTCGCGGCACGCCGTATCGGGGCATTCTGTACGGCCAGTTCATGAACACCCGGGAGGGGCCGAAGGTCATCGAGTTTAATGCACGGTTCGGAGACCCCGAGGCGATGAACGTCCTTTCACTCCTCGAATCCGACTTCTCCGAGGTCGTCTGCCACCTCGTCGAAGGAAATCTCTCCGCTTCGAGCGTCAGGTTCGCGAGGAAGGCAACGGTCTGCAAGTACCTCGTTCCGGAAGGATACCCCGACAACCCGATCTCCGGCCGCCCTCTTACCATAGGCGACGCCGGGAAGGCGCTGACGTACTACGCGAACGTAGAGGAGCAGAACGGCACACTTCATACCCTGACCTCCCGTACGCTCGCCTTTGTCGGCATCGGCGATACACTCGAAGAGGCGGAAGCAGTTGCGGAAGGCGCAGCCGCCTCGGTCAGCGGCCCGGTCTTCCACCGGCGGGATATCGGAACCCGCGAGCTCCTCGACCGGCGGTGCAGGCATATGCAGGAGATTCTATGAAGAAAGATTTCGTCTCGATCATCGACCTCGACCGGGAAGAACTCGAGTCCCTTATCACCGAGGCGCGGCGGCTGAAGACGCTGAAACAGGAGGGCACGCTGCACGAGCTCCTGCCGGGGCGAAACCTCGCCATGATCTTCGAGAAGGCCTCGACCCGGACACGGGTCTCCTTCGAGGTCGGGATGACCGATCTCGGCGGGCACGCTCTCTTCTTAAACCCGCACGACATGCAGCTCGGCCGGGGCGAGGAGATCCGCGACACCGCCCGGGTACTTTCACGCTACGTCGACGCGGTCATGATCCGGGCGTACCATCACGAAACCATCGAGGAGTTTGCCCGCTACTCGACGGTTCCGGTCATCAACGGACTCTCCGACAGGCTGCACCCCTGCCAGGTGCTCTCCGACATCCTGACGATGAGAGAACACTTCACCTCGCTCGAGGGACTCCGCCTTGCCTGGATCGGTGACGGGAACAATGTCTGCAATTCACTGATACTCGCTTCCGCGCTCACCGGAATGGAGATTGCCGTGGCAAGTCCACCCGGGTACCAGCCGAAGGACGATATCGTCGAAATGGCACGCAAAGCAGGAGGGCACGTCAGTATCGGCAGTGACCCGATGGTTGCAGCGCAGGATGCGGATATCCTCTATACGGACATCTGGGTCTCGATGGGCGATGAACCCGAACGCGCCGCACGCCTGCGGGCATTCTCCGGATACACCATCGATACCGCACTCGTCAGGCATGCTTCCCCGGACGCCATCGTCATGCATTGCCTGCCCGCACACCGGGGCGAGGAGATCACAGGCGAAGTGCTCGAAAGTCCGCAGAGCATCGTATGGGATCAGGCAGAGAACCGCCTCCACGCCCAGAAGGCGCTGCTCGCAAGGCTGATCGGCGGCTCCCGGCAGGAACAATAAAAAAAAGAATATTCTTTACTCTTCTTTTATGAACTCGGCGAGCTCGGTGAAGAGGTACTGCTGCACCTCCTCGACGACCTCACGTCGTCCGCGGAAAGCCAGCAGTTCCCGCGCATCGCCGTCCATATTGGCAAAGTACATCTTTCTCGGGCGCTTCACGACTTCGACATCGAATTTTTCCGGAATCTTGAAAATTATCGACCGGGGCACGCCCGGCGGAACGAGTAAATCAAAGAGTTCTTCGTCTGTCACCTGTATCACCGTTACTTTCCAATCTTGATCCGCCTGGCCATAATGCACGGCCCGCCACAGACCCCGCCGAGCGGATCTTTCGGCTTTCCGATCGAGTTCATGCACCGCCCCATCAGGGCTGCACCACGGGCAAGACCGTCATCGACGAAGACGAGGTGATCGTTCGGTACATCGTAGATCCCCCTCTCGGCAATGCCGTCGAGGATATACTCAGGCTTCCTCCCGGAGATTGCGGCTCTCCCGGTGAACCCGATCGCGGAGTTTGCAGGAACCATCCCCTGTGCGATGGCAACATCGACGAGACGGAGTGCCATCTCCGCACAGACGTGGTCAACGACCTGCGTGAGCAGGCCGATACCATGGTTATCATAGATCTCTTTCCCGATCTCTTTAAGGATGTCCATTTCACTGCCGTTGACGCCGCAGTCACACCCGATCAGTGCAACGCCCGACTCGGCGGCCGCGGCGGCGCAGACCGGCACTCGCCCGAACCGGGTGCGGTCAGGCGGAACGATGCGGATATCGATATGCTCGTGGCAGCGATCGACATATTCCTTGACAAGAGAGCCCTTCCGGTTCGAAAATCCGCTCCCGATGCTCTTATCCCCGAGGAGGTCGAGAGCGGTGCCGGTCCGCTCCCGGACAAGCCCCGTTCCCCGCACGATCGAGTCGGGTATCGCTCCGGCAAGCCCGCAGAAGTTGCCGATGGTCTTGGCGAACGGGTTCGGCTCGTCGGGTGCGACGTCGCTCGTTATCCGTCCGTCAAGCGTCGTCCCGAAGTCTATGGAGAGACAGGGGTTCCGGAAATCGACCGGCGTCCACTTCGCACCCTCCTTAATGCCTGCCATCGCAAGCTCGCCCTCCATCTCGTTCGCCACCATCTCGACACCGGTACACCCGACCGGCGGGACGACTCCGGCAACCGCGCCGACAAAGACAACCCGGTCGGCAAAACTGTGCTCCCGCAGTTTCTTCGGAAGATTCTCGATCGACATAGGGGGCGTCATCTTCCGGGGCGGAACGCCTGCCTCAAGACACCCGTTCGCGAGCGCAATAATGAAATCCCCTACCTGGTCGGGGGAATCCATCGCCGCCACCACGCCCGTACTCCGGACGACGAAGTCGAGGTCGTCCTGAATAGAGAGGTTCGCCTCTTTATGGCACCGGATAAGGGTGTCGCGGACGAGCTCCGTTACCGACTCGCGGGTCAGCTCTGTCCCGTCGAGCGTGGCGCCGAAGACCTCCTCGCCCGGTCTCGGCGGCCGGACGTCGCGGCTCATGGTCACGTTCTTATTGATGATATACGTTCGACCGGTCTCGAGATTCGTACCGGTGAGGATGCACTTCGTCGTCGTATTTCCCATCTCGACGGAGGCCACGATAAAATAGGGTTTCACCTTATACTCCGGCATCGTCATCCCGGCCCCGTGCGAGATCGACGGTGGAGGCGGGCTCTCCACGATATGTGGTTTGGGTTTGAAAAAGCGCTCCAAAAAGCGGGCACACATAGTAGTCGTTTTCGCGTCTGTGTCTTTATATCTTTCCATAGTGAGGGTACAGGCCGGCATTCCTCCCGCTCCACCACCGGTTTTCCGGCGATGCACATGCCGGGAGCTGGATACCGGTACCAGCGGTATTATATATACCGGCGTCCGATACCCTACGTGACTGGCTTTAGCGCCCTGAATTTGCCGCTATGGCCATATCCGAGGAGATGGTGATTATGGTTTCACTGAACGATGATATGAAGGCAGTCTTTTCGAAGACGAAAGTGTTCCCGATGGCAACAGCGTCTAAAACCGGGGTTCCGAACGTGGCTCCGATGGCATCGGTCGAGCTCGCCGACGATGCCACGATATGGATCATGGATAACTACATGCAAAAGACGCTCGAGAACCTCAAGGAGAACCCCGCAGTGGCGCTCTATGTCTGGGACCCCGACACCAAGCGGTGCTTCCAGGTAAAGGGATCGGCGGAGATCCAGACGTCGGGCGAGGCATACGAAAAGTTCCGCGCCAAGATGAAGGCGAAGAGTGAAGCGTACCCGGCAAAGTCGCTTATCGTGATCTCGATCACCGAGGTCTTCGAGTGCACGCCGGGTAAAGAAGCAGGAAAGAAGGTGCTGTGAGCACCGATCTTCCATCTATTTTTTCATATTCTTGCAGAGGCGGGCCTGCAGCCCGAAGTAATTCGAGAACCCGACGGCGTGGTTCTGGTCGATGGTGCAGCTGTCAAAGGATACGAGATCGTCCGAGTAGATCGCCGAATCGGACGCCCTGCCGAGCACCTTGACGCTGCCCTTATAGAGGCCGACGTCGACTGTGCCGGTGACGCGCTCCTGCGTCGTGTCGATGAACGCGTTCAGGGCATGGTAGAGCGGTTCGTGGACGAGACCCATGTAGCCGAGTTCCGACCACTTGTCGTCGACGATATGCTTGAACGCCAGTTCGTTCCTGGTCAGCACGAGGTGCTCAAGGTCGTGGTGGGCGGCGAGGAGGACGGTTGCAGCCGGATGCTCGTAGATCTCGCGGGCTTTGAGCCCGAGGATACGATCTTCGATCATATCGTTTCTGCCGACGCCGTTCTGCCCTGCAATCAGGTTCAGGCGCTTGATAAGGGCAAGACCACTGAGCCTCTCTCCGTTGAGCGAGACGGGCACACCCTGCTCAAAGCCGATAGTGATCTCTTCCATCCTGTCGGGAGCATCCTTCGGCGAGACCGTCCACGCGTAGATATCATCGGGCGGGTGGAAGGACGGATCTTCGAGTTTGCCTCCTTCGATGCTTCGGCTCCAGCAGTTCTCGTCGATACTGTAGGGCTTATCCTTGACGACGGTCACCGGAATGTTGCGCTCCTGCGCGTACTGGATCTCCCACTCACGGGTCAGGTTCATCTCACGCATCGGGGCAACGATATCGTACCCTCCCGCTCTGAATATGAAATCGAACCGGAGCTGGTCGTTGCCCTTACCCGTGCAGCCGTGAGCGATGCAGCGGGCGCCCTCCTTATCGGCGATCTTTACGATCTCTTCGGCAATGAGCGGCCGTGCAAGGGCGGTTCCCATCGGGTAACCTTCATACGACCCGTTCGCCTTGATCGAGCGGAAGAGGTACTCTTCGACGAACCTCTCCTTGACATCGATCGTATAGTGCTGGTCTGCGAGCAGTATTCCCTTCTCTGTTGCTCTCCGCATCTCTTCTTCGGGCTGACCGACGTCGACCGCGACGGTGACGACTTCATCGTAGCCATAGTGTTCCCGCAGAAGGGGGACACAGATGGAGGTATCAAGACCTCCGGAAAATGCAAGGACGACTTTTCCCTTCTCCATTCTCAAACTCCCGCGTCGCACTGGATATAGTTCTGTAGCAGAACGATACAGTCCACAGTAGTATGATCTTTCTCCCAATAAATGAATGGTATCGTAAATCAGCCCTCATAACGCACCACCGATAGTCCTTCAGGGAAACCGTGGGCGGCGGCCGGGCTATCAATGCTGCCAGTCTTCCGCCGTGTTAGCCATACAAAATGGGTCGCTTCCATTGCCTCATACAAAAAAAACGGGCGCGGGGTCGTCGACAGGCATCACGTTGACCGAGCGGAACAGGGGCGCGACCTAAAATGCCATACTGCCCGTTATATTGCCCCTAACACCAGAATATCTGAAAATAGCCCGATTTACGGACAGTCTGTACAACGAACCAAAATTCCTTCCCAAAATGACGATTTTTTCAAAATTCCCAGTATAATCGCCCAATTTTCGAAACCGGAAATTATAAAGTGGCATGAATAGAAATCAGATCTATCGGTGTCATATACACGCACATTCGAATATCCAGATTTTTTGAGAGGATTCCATGGAGCAGTACAGAGAAGAGAAACCAATAGTCCAGGTCGCGAATCTGGTAAAAATCTTCGGCCCAAAACCCGAAAAAGCCCTGCAGCTTCTGCAGTCGGGCTCATCAAAGCAGGAGATTAAAGAGAAGACCGATCATGTCGTCGCCCTGAAGGATGTATCGTTCTCGGTCTATCCGGGTGAAATATTCGTCCTGATGGGGCTGTCGGGATGCGGAAAGTCGACCCTGCTGCGCTGCCTCAACCGGCTCATCGAACCGACTGCCGGCATGGTGTCGCTCGAGGGCAGCAATATCGTAGCCCAGTCACCCGACGAGCTGCGGCAGACACGGCGGCGGAAGATCGGCATGATCTTCCAGAACTTCGCCCTGCTTCCGCACCGGAACATCATCGGAAACGTTGCGTTCGGACTTGAGGTGCAGGGCATGCCTGAGGAGGAGCGCCGCCGGAAAGCCCGGGAAGCTCTCGCACTCGTCGGGCTTTCCGGTTATGAGGAGAGCATGCCTTCCGAGCTCTCGGGCGGTATGAAACAGCGTGTCGGGCTCGCCCGTGCGCTCGCGAGCGACCCGGACATTCTCCTGATGGACGAAGCATTCTCCGCCCTCGATCCGCTGATAAGGAGGGACATGCAGGACGAACTCATCGAACTGCAGCAGCGGCTCAACAAAACCATCGTCTTCGTCACGCACGACCTCGACGAGGCTTTGAAACTCGGCGACCGGATTGCACTGATGAAAGACGGTGAGATAGTCCAGGTCGGCAGTTCCGAGGATATCCTGACGAGGCCGAGCAACGCATACGTCGAGAAGTTCGTCGCCGATGTGGATATGGCAAAGGTGCTGACGGCAAACGACGTGATGAAACGCCCGGAACCGGTGGCACCGAGCACCGCCGGCCCGAGAGTCGCCCTGCACCTGATGGAAGAGCACGACATCGCCAGCATCTTCGTCGTCAACCGGCAGCGGCAGGTCAGGGGGCTTGTACTGATCGACGACGCCGTCGAAGCACTCAAGTCAGGGAAACTGCTGGAAGACGTCCTGATCACCGATATCCCCACGGTCACCTGCGACACGCCCGTCGCGGATATCATCCCGGTGATCGCCGACAGCCGGTATCCCATTGGCGTCGTCGACGTGAACGGAAAGATCCGGGGGATCATCGTCCGTGGCTCGGTGCTCGCCGCCCTGGCACGCAAAGAGGTGGCTGTAGAGCAGCCGGCCGCACCGCCTACAACGGTCCAACACGCCGGCCCGGTGGAGAAGGAGGTCGATGCAGATGCTGCCTAAGATCCCTCTTGGTGACGGCGTGGAGATGCTTGTCGACTGGATAGAGGATTATTTCGGCTGGCTGCTGGACGGGATCAGCGGCGGGCTCAAATTCCTGGTCGACGGGTTCCAGGACATTCTGCTCCTCATTCCGGCACCGGTCTTCATCGTCCTCGCCGCGATCCTGGTCTACTTCATGACCCGCCGGGATCTGAAGGTCACCCTGCTGACCGCTCTCGGCCTCTTGCTGATCTGGGATCTCCAGCTCTGGGATCTTGCGATACTCACGTTCGCACTGGTGATCTCCGCGACCCTGCTGGCACTCGCCATCGCCATCCCGCTCGGCATCCTCTCTGCAACGAACGAGCAGATACATGCCGTACTGCGGGTGGGACTCGACTTCATGCAGACGATGCCCTCCTTCGTCTACCTCATTCCGGCCGTGATATTCTTCGGCCTCGGGAATGTCCCGGGCATCATCGCTACGGTGATCTTTGCGATGCCTCCCGCGATGCGGCTCACGAATCTCGGAATCCGCCAGGTTCCGACAGAACTCATAGAAGTTGCGGACGCGTTCGGCACGACTCCTGCACAGAAACTCATCAAGGTGCAGCTCCCGGTCGCTCTCCCGACGATCATGGCAGGCGTCAACCAGTGCATCATGCTTGCACTCTCGATGACGGTGATCGCCTCGATGATCGGTGCGGCGGGTCTCGGGCTTGAAGTGCTGAAAGGGATCCAGCGGGTCGATGTCGGGAGCGGATTTGAGGCAGGTCTTGCTATCGTCATCATCGCCATCATCCTCGATAGGATCACCCAGAACCTCCTCCCAAATAAAACCTCCCCATAAATCCTTTATAAAGTCGGGATCTAATGTAAAAGAGGTCATTTCTGGCCTTTTTGACATGTCGTGCAGAACGGCCAAGAGAAAGGTTTCTCTATGATCACCGGCAGAACACCGGTGCATCCTTTTTCATCATGCAGACTGTTCGGCATGCGACTATCGCTGCCCCGACGAACAGACAGATGCGGGGCAGATCAGTAAACAAGGTGAATTTATGTTTTTCAAAAAAGGAAGCATCATTGCGCTGGCCGGGTGCCTGCTCGTCCTCTGCGTTCTGGCGGCAGGCTGCACGACGCAGCCGACAACGACACAGACCGAATCGAAGGGCGAAGTCAGTATCGGCTACGTAACCTGGGATTCGGAGATTGCCAGCACCAATGTGCTTAAACAGACATTTGAGAAGGCCGGATACGACGTCGAGATCGTCGCCGTCGATGCAGGGCCGCTCTACCAGGCGGTTGCGAACGGCGATGTCGACTGTACGATCTCCGCATGGCTCCCCGCCACACAGGCAAACTACTGGGAGGAGTACGGTGACCGGATCGATATGGTCGGTAGGAACATGGAAGGAACGAAGATCGGACTTGTCGTTCCGTCGTATGTGACCATCGACTCCATCGACGAACTGAACAGTGTCACGGAGAAGTTCGGCGGAAAGATCACCGGCATTGAACCCGGTGCCGGTATCATGTCACGGACCGAAGAGGCGATCGACGCATACGGTCTTGATTACGAGATCGTCGCAAGCAGCAGCGCAGGCATGGCTGCCGAGCTCCGTTCCGCTGTCGCAGACGAGAGATGGATCGTCGTGACCGGATGGACGCCGCACTGGAAGTTCGCCCGGTGGGATCTGAAGTACCTCGACGACCCGAAGGGCATCTACGGCGGTGAAGAGTATATCGCGACGCTCGCCCGCCAGGGTCTCGCGACCGACAAGCCCGGTGTCTATGAGATCCTCACCCGGTTCAACTGGACAGCCGCCGACATGGAGTCGGTGATGGTCTCCATCGAGGAAGGCGCATCGGACGAGGAAGCGGCAAAGGCATGGGTCGATGCCCATCCCGACCAGGTGAACGCCTGGATCGGCACTCAATAACTCTTTTTTCCGACTCTGCCGGAACATACGGGCTGTCGGCCAGGTCTTTGCCCCGTGCCCGGTCAGCGGTGACGCGGACGAACTCCAGAGGTGCTCGGCTGATATCTATCAGCATTGCCTTCCGATTGCGGGCGTCGGTGAGCGGATGCACATGAGTAATAGCCACAGAATATCTCCGGGCAGATTTGTGCAACACAGCACCGGTTAAGCAACGCTTATATATCGGCAATCCAGGCCGAGATCTTCCGAATTTCGACCCACACAGAAGCCCTCAGACAGCCGATCTCGGGTCGATCCAGGGGGAGACATCCCCGGAAAATTACTCTGCCGCATATGGCCGACATGGCTCTCCGATCCTGCCGTTTTACGGTGATCGGGGCGACATATACAGGATAATTTCCGGTACTGGAATCCGACATCCGAAGAGGGCGATAGAACCGGAAAATAACGCCGATTTGACCTTCGTTCGGGAGGCCCGGAGGGTGACTTTCCCGCGGGGAGACGTGTTTCGCGATCCGCTGTTCGAAGAGATCCCGGCAAGCCCGGGAGAACGCAGAAAACAGGGCATTTTGCGTAATTACTGCCACAGTTATCGTCCATCCATAAGCCATACGCAGATCCAGATCGGCTGCGCACGCTCATCAGGCCTTCCTCTTCAGTCCGAAGAATTGCCGGACGAGCCCGGCATTCTCTTCCCGGATCCTGCTATGTCCACCAGCCAGTTTTTGCCCGACCTCTTCTGCGATGCGGCTGAAAAGTTGTGACCAGGAAGGCGATTGAGAAAGGGATTTTATACCGTCTCATTACGGGTGCTGTTGCACATTGGAGTTATCACTCTTGGTTGTCGTGGAACTCTGTTTCCGTAGCCTTCTGAGTGCAGTCTCACTGCAAGAATTGCCTGGCGATTTCCCGCATGGCTTTCTTTGTCATGGCAGTTCACCCATATACCGTATACGTTCAAGCCGCCCCGGAATGCCGTTGGTTACGGACTCCCATGCCGTATCGCGGTAACGTTCGTAAGATCGGAAACGACAGGGAAGGCCGGTGGCTGTAAACGGGTCGTCTCCCTTCATGAGCTGGAAATGCAGATGCGGCGCCATTGTATTACCCGAATTGCCGACTTCGCCGATCAGAGCGCCTGCCTGTATCTGCTGCCCTTCTTCTACGTTCACTGAGCCGCTCCGGAGATGCGCCAGAAAAGCCGAGCAGCGTTCCGAGCGGACGACGACACAGTTTCCGGCGATCCGGTGGAGATCGATCTTCCGGCGGGAGGGTGCACGCATGAACGAATAGGTGAGAAGGAGCGAGTGAAAGATATCCTTGAACGTGTTCACTTCCAGTATGTCGGGCCAGCCGTCGCGGACCATGACGACTTCGCCATCAAAGGGAGAATATATCGGCTGAGCCCAGCCATAGAAGTCATTTACCGAGACATGACCGTATAGTTGATGAAGCCTGTTTTTCGACGAAAACCGCATGGAAGGTTCCCATTTTGCCCTTACGAAATCGAAGGCATAGCGCAGGCCGAACTGCTCCGTGCCGTGGCTTGGTACACGGTATGCAGGCGTACGGACGGCCGTCCATTCACCACGGAGTGGGAACTCGACAGTATTGTTATCTTCCGCGTTGCGCATGAATCTTCCATCCCCTCCTCATCGCGGGCACAACTGTAAGAATGCACTTCTTTCGAATTAAATCCTGGGTATCAGCTTCTGCACGCTCCTGTTCCATCCGGGTGCCGGCATCCCGGGAAGCACAGGCCCCTCCCCTTATCGCGACGGCAGACCAATCACCCCGGCCGCACCGCCACCATCCCCTGACGGACGAAGGCTGCCTGCATGCATAAATAGTGCAAGCACAGTATGCAGTCCTGAACCAGAAGGTTTTACCATGGATGGAACACAACAGAAATGGTATTATGTCCTGAGAGGCGTCATCGCGCTCCTCTTCGGGATTGCCGCCATCGTATGGCCGGCCGTCGTTCTCGAGTTCTTAGTCTACTTCTTCGGCTTCTTTGCCATCATCATCTCAGCATTCGCACTCATCGCCGGAGCAACCTCCGGCCCTTCCGGCAGCGCAAAGTGGTCGATCATACTCCTCGGGCTCCTCGGGATTCTGATCGGCATCTTAACGCTTGTCTCACCGTACTTCTTTATCGTGATCATCATCTATCTTATCGCGTTCTGGGCATTGATCACCGGTGTCGGCGACTTTGTCGCCGCATTCACCGCATCGGCAGGAATGGGGATGCGCCTCTTACTCGTGCTCCTCGGCATCGTATCGCTGATCTTCGGAGGAGTTCTCCTCTTCTACCCGCTCCTCGGTGCAGCCACCATCGTCTGGGTGCTCGGGATCTACGCCATCATCTTCGGCATCCTCGGAATACTCTACGGAATCACCGGCGGAAGCACCGGGAGGGCGCCACTAGCGGCATAAGTCCTGCGACCGCTACCGTATCGTCATGAGAAAAAAGCGGAGGCGTCTTCTGCGGGGGAAGAATATCCCCCGCAGCATGATCTTCCGGTTATGCCGTTCCGATATAGTGGCCGAGCGGTTCGATGGTGATCTCCTCGCGCTGTATCGCGTCGATCGCCATCGCAGCGGCGCGGGCCGCCTGCAGCGTGGTGATGTAGGGAATGCCGTAGTCGATAGCCATGCGCATGATCTGGAGGTGATCCTGCCTTGAAGCCTTGTCCGCAGGCGTATTGATAATGAGACTGATGCCGCCGTGACGCATCATGTCGATGACGTTCGGGGAACCTTCCTGGACTTTGCGCACCAGATTCGCCGCGATACCGTTCTGGCCGAGGAACTCCACCGTTCCACCGGTGCCGTAGAGGGAGAGACCCATCTCGCTAAGCTTCCGTGCGATCGGCATCATTTCTTCCTTCTGCTCGTCCGTCACCGAGATAAAGACATTGCCGCTGACCGGAAGGGTGTTGTCGGCAGCGGTGCAGGCCTTATAGTACGATCGGCCGAAATCGTA is a window encoding:
- a CDS encoding glycine betaine ABC transporter substrate-binding protein — encoded protein: MFFKKGSIIALAGCLLVLCVLAAGCTTQPTTTQTESKGEVSIGYVTWDSEIASTNVLKQTFEKAGYDVEIVAVDAGPLYQAVANGDVDCTISAWLPATQANYWEEYGDRIDMVGRNMEGTKIGLVVPSYVTIDSIDELNSVTEKFGGKITGIEPGAGIMSRTEEAIDAYGLDYEIVASSSAGMAAELRSAVADERWIVVTGWTPHWKFARWDLKYLDDPKGIYGGEEYIATLARQGLATDKPGVYEILTRFNWTAADMESVMVSIEEGASDEEAAKAWVDAHPDQVNAWIGTQ
- a CDS encoding peptidoglycan DD-metalloendopeptidase family protein, encoding MVRDGWPDILEVNTFKDIFHSLLLTYSFMRAPSRRKIDLHRIAGNCVVVRSERCSAFLAHLRSGSVNVEEGQQIQAGALIGEVGNSGNTMAPHLHFQLMKGDDPFTATGLPCRFRSYERYRDTAWESVTNGIPGRLERIRYMGELP
- a CDS encoding HdeD family acid-resistance protein, with product MDGTQQKWYYVLRGVIALLFGIAAIVWPAVVLEFLVYFFGFFAIIISAFALIAGATSGPSGSAKWSIILLGLLGILIGILTLVSPYFFIVIIIYLIAFWALITGVGDFVAAFTASAGMGMRLLLVLLGIVSLIFGGVLLFYPLLGAATIVWVLGIYAIIFGILGILYGITGGSTGRAPLAA